Within Myxococcales bacterium, the genomic segment ATCCCATTGGGGGGCATGCCCCGAGACGCGCGCATGCCGAAAAATATCTGCAGGCAGGGCGGGCCAGCGGCGGTCCTTTGCGGACGATTGAAGCGACTGCGCATCAACAAAGCGTTGGTAGGGTTTTACGTGCGTATACTGCCACGATAGGACGCGCTCCAATAGAGCGTCCCGCGTGATATCCGCGGTGCTTCCGTCGGCACACTGTTCCATGAAGGCTTGGATAGAGGCTTTCAGCGTTTCTCTTTCTCGCGCGTAGTCCTGAGCGGGATACTGGGAAAAATGGGCGTGATTCATGGCGTCTCAAGGGCGCGCTCAAGCGCGTTTCCAAAGTTCTCTGTCATGAGGGCGGTCTCAATATTGAGTGGCGGCGAGATTTGAATGACGCGGGTATCGACGCCAGCGACTAGGGTAATAAAGCCCGCAGCTAGGAGGGTTTGCTGAACGGTGAGGGCCGCCTGCGCTTCAGTTAGCTCGATGCCGATCAGAAGTCCTCTGCCTCGAATATCGGAGATGCGTTTGTGGTCACCTAATCGCTCTCGAAGGGCATCAATTGCGATTCTGCCCACCTCGCGAGAACGTTCGATAAGGGATTCTTTTTCGATGATATCTAAGGTCGCCAGGGCCGCCCGGCATCCCAAGGGATATCCCGCAAATGTGCTGGTATGCAGCGCCTCATTGTGGGATGCGCCCCATGCCTGCATGAGATCGAGCCGCCCCAGACACGCGCTGATGGGTATGCCGCCGCCCAGTGCCTTTCCCACGCAAATGAGATCCACGTGCACGCTTTGCTCCGCACTAAGCCACAGCGCCCCGCACCGTCCGATGCCCGTATAAACCTCGTCAGCAATCAAAACGACGTCATGCAGTTGGCACCATTGATGTAGGCTCGGAAGAAAGTCTGACGGAGGAACATTGACGCCGCCTCGCGCCTGGATGGGCTCCACAATCACGGCGCCGATGTTTGGGTTCCAGCGCTCTTCGAGCGCCTCAAGCGTCTCTTTGATACTGCTCCGGGCGTGCGGGTAGGGGGCGAAATGCACTTCACGGTTGATCTGTTCAAGAAATGGCTGGCGAAAGGCGGACTTATATCCACAGGCGGAAAGGACACCATAAGACAACCCATGATAGCCTCCTTGAAACGCGAGGATTCCCGGTTTGCCGGTGGCCAAGAGCGCCGTCTTCAGGGCCGCTTCGATACTATCGCTGCCGCTTAGGCCGAGGATCACCCGCGCCTGCGGCCAGGGCGCCATATCCGCCAAACGTTCCAGCAATAACACTTTGGGCAAGGAAGGGTGCAGATCTCCCAACCCTTGCCACAACAGTCCGAGCTGCTCATCAAGCGCGGCTCTGATGGCAGGGTGACAATGCCCGAGAGCCGCCGTTCCGAAACTCGCGGTGAGATCTGTGAAGGTTTGCCCATCCACATCCGTGACGCATGTCCCACTTGCGTGGTGCCAGACGATGGGATCATGGCTGCTGCCCGATTGCTCCGTGCGGCGTTTGCGACGGGACGTCAAAGAAGGGCATTCGCTTAGGGACAGTCGCTCAACAAGCGCCAAGGAGCGCTGTCCGGGGATGGTGCGGCGAGTTTCGTGAGCGCTCGGCATGGCTTGGTGTGACAATGTGCGCAAGATTGGTCAAGTCAACCTTCCCGCGAAGGAAGCTCTTTTGAGCGTTTCGACATTAATCTCCGTAGTTTCAGTTACATAGCCGTTGACGTTCCTTAAACCTTCATCAGGCGCATGTTGCGGCTCCGCTTGACGACGGGCCCTTCGGGCTGCATACTCTCGCGGAATTTATAGGGATAGAGGAATTTCAATGGTGCTTCAAAGCGAAGACAAGCAACAGATTGTCACAAAGTTTCGTACCCACGCCCAAGATACTGGCTCCCCCGAGGTGCAAATCGCCCTCATGACGGAGCGTATCACCTATTTGACCGAACACTTCAAGACGCACCAAAAAGACCACCATTCCCGAAGGGGACTTCTCATGTTGGTGAGTCGTCGCCGCGGTATGTTGGACTATTTGCGTCGCAAAGACATTGAACGGTATCGAAAGGTGATTCAAGAGCTTGGGATTCGGAAATAGCGGCTTTCTTTTCCAGAGCCTGAGATCTCGCGATGGCAGTCCCGCTTGCTAGGGGGGCAGGAGGCCAGCTGATCTGGATTCATGGAAGAAGGGCTGCTCGATCTGCGACTCGAGATCGGAAGCAGGGGATATAAAGTGATTATTAAAGAAACAGTCAAAATTGGCGATCAGGTCATTACGCTAGAGACCGGTCGCATTGCAAAACAAGCGCACGGTGCCGTGGTGGTCAGCTGTGGTGAAACTGTGGTTCTGGTGACGGCGTGCGGCACCCAGGAACCCCGGCCAGGCATCGATTTCCTTCCGCTGAGTGTCGACTATGTAGAGAAGACATATGCAGCCGGAAAGATACCCGGTGGGTTTTTCAAGCGCGAAGGACGCCTGAGAGATGCGGAAGTACTCACGTCGCGCTTGATCGATCGTCCGTGCCGGCCGCTATTTCCGGAAGGTTACCGTAACGATGTTCAGATCATCGCCACGGTCTTATCCGCAGATAAGAAAGTGCCTTCCGATATGCTCGCCCTCTTGGGTGCGTCGGCAGCATTGCATATAAGCAACATACCTTGGAGTGGCCCCATAGGTGGCGTGCGGGTGGGCCGCGTGAATGGTACATTCGTTGCCAATCCAACTTACGGCCAAATGGCCGATAGTGATCTCGACCTCATTGTTGCCGCATCCAAAGATGCCATTGTGATGGTGGAGGGCGAGTGCCACGAAGTTAGCGAGTCGGATCTACTCGAAGCTCTATTCTTTGCCCATGCGGCCGTTCAGCCGTTCATTCAGCTTGTCGAAAAAATACGCCAGGCCGTCGGCAAAGAGAAATGGACGTTTGAGCCCGCAGCGCCTCCCCAAGAGCTTGTGCACGGCATCGACAGCTATGCGGCGCAGAAGGTCAAGGCCACTTGCGATGTCTCCGAGAAACACGAGCGATACAGTGCGTTTAAGCAAATTAAGAAAGAAACGCTCGCAGCGCTGGAAACCGAGATTGGTGACAATGTTGCGTTTGCCAAAGAAGCCTATGAGGATCTTTGCTATCGAACCATGCGAGCCCAGATCCTCGAAGAGGGGCGGCGCGTCGATGGCCGTGATACGACGACCGTGCGCCCGATATCCATCGAGGTGGGTCTGTTGCCGCGCACTCACGGCTCCGCGCTGTTTACCAGAGGTGAAACGCAGGCGATTGTCACAGCGACGTTGGGCACAGCGCAGGATGAGCAACGCGTGGAAGGGCTGGTAGAAGAGGGCACGAAGCGTTTCTTGCTCCATTACAACTTCCCTCCGTTTTCGGTGGGCGAGGTTAAGATGCTGCGCGGCGCTGGCCGGCGAGAGATTGGACACGGCAATCTGGCGGAGCGCGCGTTGACACACATGCTCCCCACCAAAGAAGAGTTCCCTTACACAATACGCATCGTATCCGAGATCACCGAATCGAATGGGTCTTCATCCATGGCTACCGTATGCGGCGGCGCATTGGCTATGTTGGATGCGGGAATCCCCTTGCACAAACCCGTGGCGGGCGTGGCCATGGGCTTGATTAAGACTGGAGACAAGTACGCGATCCTCACGGATATTTTAGGGGACGAAGATCATTTGGGTGATATGGATTTCAAAGTGTGTGGAACGACAGAAGGCGTGACCGCCATCCAGATGGATATCAAGATTTCCGGCCTCACCCGCGAGATACTTAAGGCCGCGCTTGAGCAGGCACGAGAAGCAAGACTGCATGTGCTCTCAAAGATGACCGAAATTCTTAGTGCCCCGCGAGCGCAGCTGTCCCAGTATGCGCCTCGGATTTCCACGATTAAAGTGAAACCAGATCAGGTAAGATTGGTGATCGGGCCGGGTGGTAAGACCATCAAGGGAATTATCGAGCAAACGGGAGTGTCCATTAATGTGGAAGATGATGGAACGGTCAATGTCGCGTCGAGCGATCCTGAAGCCTCACAAAAAGCCATTGAGATCATCCGCGGACTGACCGTGGAGCCGGAGGTGGGGCAAGTCTATAAGGGCGTAGTCCGGCGGGTCGAAGCGTACGGAGCTTTTGTGGAATTGACTCCCAGCCACGACGGCATGGTCCATATCTCCGACATGGACTGGTCACGTATTGAAAAGGTAGAGGACGTTATGAACCTTGGCGACGAGGTCGAGGTGAAAGTCACAAACGTTGATCGAGATGGTCGCATCCGCCTTTCCCGTAAGGATTTATTCCCAAAACCTGAAGGATATGTCGAGCCACCGGAGCGCCCTAGAAGCGGCGGTGGGGGTGGCGGGCGCCCCAGTGGCGGAGGCCGTGGTCCGCGTCGCGATGGGGGTGGCGGTAGAAATGGTGAGCGAGGGAACGACCGTTTTCGTCGCTAAGCAACTGGGGTTGAGGACACGTTGAGCGTTCTAGACGCGATATTGCGGGTGTGTGTGTTGAGGCCTGATGTTGTTGACGCACCAAACTATGCAAGCGAGGGAGCCGCAGGATTGGATCTCCAGGCAGCGATTCCGGAACCAAGGTGCCTGGCGCGAGGCGAGGTTTTGCGCATTCCTACAGGAGTTGCCGTTGAACTTCCTGCACGTCACGAAGGACAAGTGAGACCCCGTTCTGGGCTTGCAGCCCGGCACGGCGTGACGCTGCTCAACGCGCCCGGAACCATTGACGCGGACTATCGAGGCGAGATCTGCGTGTTGCTCATCAATCTGGGCCAAGAAGATTATGTTGTTAATCCGGGGGATCGCATTGCGCAGCTTGTGGTCGCGCCCGTCATTCACGCACGAATAGAAGTGGTTTCCGTCCTGTCTGCATTAAGCAGTACCAAACGCGGCGAAGATGGTTTTGGAAGCACCGGGCGATAATGCCCAAATGGAAGTTAAGCAGCTGAATGTATGGATGGTTTGGGCATCCCTGGGCGGCTACCTGCTTCTTCCTCGGGTCTTTTGTGAAGTCATGGACTTGGATATACGGTTAGTGAGCCAACCATGAAGAAACCATTGTCCGAGGAGCGGAGGGATGCGGAGACGACCGACGTATCGCCGCGTCCGCTAGGCTCGTCGGAACAATTACAAAAAGGCGATCTGTTCGCATCGCGCTACGAGGTCATGGATCGCATCCATGACGACGGCATCCTGCGAAGTTACAATGCGCTCGATGTCAAAACTAACCACTCCGTTTTGCTAAGCGTGTTAGCAGCCGCACTCTTGCCCAATGCGAACGAGCGCTCGCACGTCGTTGAGCGGCTCAAGATGTGCACCAAGAAGGGTGACAGTACCGGTTTTCTGGATGCAGGCTACGAAGGGAGCCGCGTTTACATGGTAGAGCGGCATCCCGGTGGAGTACCATTAAGGAACGTGCTACGAGCCCGCGCATCGAAAGCGCAGCGTTACCGTATGCAGGAACTCGTTGGGTTTCTCGCGCCGCTGGTGGAGGCTCTTGAAAGCAACGATGACCCCGAACCGCACGGAAGCATTCGTGCCGATGTCGTATGGGTAGATTTGAGCCATACGGCGATCACGGGATGGCATTTGACGCGGGTACTTCCGATCGCTCGCCTCCGTAGAGCGCTCAAGCAGGATCGCGCCCTTGGTCTCGCCTTTGCTCCAGAGGTGAGCACTGGCGCTATCACAAAAGCCGCCGATCGTTACGGGGTGGCCGTCCTGGTGTATGAGGCGTTAACTGGCCGGCTACCCGATCCAGACGCTAAACCCATTACATCCCTGGAACTAGTCGGCGAAGCGCTCAGCCACTATTTACGGCGGGAGGCAGCACGGCGGCCTGAGTCCCTGCGGCCCCTGTTACAGACAATTCGCGAACAGGCTGCTGAAGAGCTGGCCGTGTATGGGGAGGCCCCTGCTCCTACCGACGAGCTTTTTTCCACAAAAAGAAAAGCAGGAAGGCGCATGTACTCTGAGGATACCTTTCCTCGCGCCGGCATTGCGCTGCCCCCGGCGCACGAGCTCGGGGCTCAGACACCTGAAAAACCAGGACAGTCATCAAGAGCGACGGCGAGCAGAAGCGTTTGGGTCGTTGCTTTGACTTTTGCCCTCGTGACTGCCGCCATCATTCTCGGCGCCGCGTATCTCGCGAGCCG encodes:
- a CDS encoding aspartate aminotransferase family protein, whose product is MPSAHETRRTIPGQRSLALVERLSLSECPSLTSRRKRRTEQSGSSHDPIVWHHASGTCVTDVDGQTFTDLTASFGTAALGHCHPAIRAALDEQLGLLWQGLGDLHPSLPKVLLLERLADMAPWPQARVILGLSGSDSIEAALKTALLATGKPGILAFQGGYHGLSYGVLSACGYKSAFRQPFLEQINREVHFAPYPHARSSIKETLEALEERWNPNIGAVIVEPIQARGGVNVPPSDFLPSLHQWCQLHDVVLIADEVYTGIGRCGALWLSAEQSVHVDLICVGKALGGGIPISACLGRLDLMQAWGASHNEALHTSTFAGYPLGCRAALATLDIIEKESLIERSREVGRIAIDALRERLGDHKRISDIRGRGLLIGIELTEAQAALTVQQTLLAAGFITLVAGVDTRVIQISPPLNIETALMTENFGNALERALETP
- the rpsO gene encoding 30S ribosomal protein S15, giving the protein MLQSEDKQQIVTKFRTHAQDTGSPEVQIALMTERITYLTEHFKTHQKDHHSRRGLLMLVSRRRGMLDYLRRKDIERYRKVIQELGIRK
- the pnp gene encoding polyribonucleotide nucleotidyltransferase, producing the protein MEEGLLDLRLEIGSRGYKVIIKETVKIGDQVITLETGRIAKQAHGAVVVSCGETVVLVTACGTQEPRPGIDFLPLSVDYVEKTYAAGKIPGGFFKREGRLRDAEVLTSRLIDRPCRPLFPEGYRNDVQIIATVLSADKKVPSDMLALLGASAALHISNIPWSGPIGGVRVGRVNGTFVANPTYGQMADSDLDLIVAASKDAIVMVEGECHEVSESDLLEALFFAHAAVQPFIQLVEKIRQAVGKEKWTFEPAAPPQELVHGIDSYAAQKVKATCDVSEKHERYSAFKQIKKETLAALETEIGDNVAFAKEAYEDLCYRTMRAQILEEGRRVDGRDTTTVRPISIEVGLLPRTHGSALFTRGETQAIVTATLGTAQDEQRVEGLVEEGTKRFLLHYNFPPFSVGEVKMLRGAGRREIGHGNLAERALTHMLPTKEEFPYTIRIVSEITESNGSSSMATVCGGALAMLDAGIPLHKPVAGVAMGLIKTGDKYAILTDILGDEDHLGDMDFKVCGTTEGVTAIQMDIKISGLTREILKAALEQAREARLHVLSKMTEILSAPRAQLSQYAPRISTIKVKPDQVRLVIGPGGKTIKGIIEQTGVSINVEDDGTVNVASSDPEASQKAIEIIRGLTVEPEVGQVYKGVVRRVEAYGAFVELTPSHDGMVHISDMDWSRIEKVEDVMNLGDEVEVKVTNVDRDGRIRLSRKDLFPKPEGYVEPPERPRSGGGGGGRPSGGGRGPRRDGGGGRNGERGNDRFRR
- the dut gene encoding dUTP diphosphatase, with the translated sequence MLRVCVLRPDVVDAPNYASEGAAGLDLQAAIPEPRCLARGEVLRIPTGVAVELPARHEGQVRPRSGLAARHGVTLLNAPGTIDADYRGEICVLLINLGQEDYVVNPGDRIAQLVVAPVIHARIEVVSVLSALSSTKRGEDGFGSTGR